The proteins below come from a single Isoptericola dokdonensis DS-3 genomic window:
- a CDS encoding alpha-N-arabinofuranosidase, with translation MADARITLHPDFRRGTVDRRLFGSFVEHLGRAVYTGIYEPGHDTADAHGFRRDVADLTRELGVSMVRYPGGNFVSNYVWEDAVGPVEQREPFLDLAWRTVEPNLVGTDEFLQWAEREGVEPMMAVNLGTRGVAAAAALVEYCNGEAGTRWADLRIANGREEPYGVTLWCLGNEMDGPWQIGHKDAHEYGKLAAEAGKAMKLVDPSISLVVCGSSSMQMPTFGEWERTVLSYTYDLVDHVSMHAYYEEHDGDRGSFLASGTAMDRFIDRVVASADAVGAERRSDKKITISFDEWNVWYLETRFPGEGNLPIGRDAPRIIEDVYSGLDAVVVGDLLVTLLNHADRVPVAALAQLVNVIAPIMTEPGGEAWRQPTFHPFATTARLARGTALDVRVDAPVYSTARHGEAPVVTAAATVDDDGSLGLFLTNRSDRAVEVDLAHVGASLALTEGWQMVADHEQAVHGPEHATKVADACWSVLDAAGAVTGTSAGATTVRLAPESWTAFAGTFARA, from the coding sequence CTCCACCCCGACTTCCGCCGCGGCACCGTCGACCGGCGCCTCTTCGGCTCGTTCGTCGAGCACCTCGGCCGCGCCGTCTACACCGGCATCTACGAGCCCGGCCACGACACCGCCGACGCCCACGGCTTCCGGCGCGACGTCGCCGACCTCACCCGCGAGCTGGGTGTGTCGATGGTGCGCTACCCCGGGGGGAACTTCGTCTCCAACTACGTGTGGGAGGACGCCGTCGGCCCCGTCGAGCAGCGCGAGCCGTTCCTCGACCTCGCCTGGCGCACCGTCGAGCCCAACCTGGTCGGCACCGACGAGTTCCTGCAGTGGGCCGAGCGCGAGGGCGTCGAGCCGATGATGGCCGTCAACCTCGGCACCCGTGGCGTCGCGGCCGCCGCCGCCCTGGTCGAGTACTGCAACGGCGAGGCCGGCACCCGGTGGGCCGACCTGCGCATCGCGAACGGCCGGGAGGAGCCCTACGGCGTGACGCTGTGGTGCCTGGGCAACGAGATGGACGGCCCGTGGCAGATCGGCCACAAGGACGCCCACGAGTACGGCAAGCTCGCCGCCGAGGCCGGCAAGGCCATGAAGCTCGTCGATCCCTCGATCTCGCTGGTCGTCTGCGGCTCCTCGTCCATGCAGATGCCGACCTTCGGCGAGTGGGAGCGCACCGTCCTGTCGTACACGTACGACCTGGTCGACCACGTCTCCATGCACGCCTACTACGAGGAGCACGACGGCGACCGCGGCTCGTTCCTCGCCTCCGGCACCGCGATGGACCGGTTCATCGACCGCGTCGTCGCGTCCGCCGACGCCGTCGGGGCCGAGCGCCGCTCGGACAAGAAGATCACCATCAGCTTCGACGAGTGGAACGTCTGGTACCTCGAGACCCGGTTCCCCGGCGAGGGCAACCTGCCGATCGGCCGGGACGCCCCGCGCATCATCGAGGACGTCTACTCCGGCCTCGACGCCGTCGTCGTCGGCGACCTCCTGGTGACCCTGCTCAACCACGCCGACCGCGTCCCCGTCGCCGCGCTCGCCCAGCTCGTCAACGTCATCGCGCCGATCATGACCGAGCCCGGCGGTGAGGCATGGCGCCAGCCGACGTTCCACCCCTTCGCCACGACGGCCCGGCTGGCCCGCGGCACCGCGCTCGACGTGCGCGTCGACGCTCCGGTGTACTCCACCGCCCGGCACGGGGAGGCCCCCGTCGTCACCGCCGCCGCCACCGTGGACGACGACGGCTCGCTCGGCCTGTTCCTCACCAACCGCAGCGACCGGGCCGTCGAGGTCGACCTCGCGCACGTCGGCGCTTCGCTCGCACTGACCGAGGGCTGGCAGATGGTCGCCGACCACGAGCAGGCCGTGCACGGCCCGGAGCACGCCACCAAGGTGGCCGACGCCTGCTGGTCCGTGCTCGACGCCGCCGGGGCCGTCACCGGTACCAGCGCCGGTGCGACGACCGTCCGCCTCGCACCGGAGTCCTGGACCGCGTTCGCGGGTACCTTCGCCCGCGCCTGA
- a CDS encoding helix-turn-helix domain-containing protein: MTQQDRAATSGSPRQVRYRGRHLPMVAVVIAATIATALAYSGMVLFGLEVAHMTPIEAYGMAGFLEVSLVAVALMARNAALEGRPYGVLLTLTWVLSGTSGVFAALHEVAVPTESTPYMVVFRFVPPLVAALMWHLALVGERHMVTGHTLDERRRESRVHQYVTALEQWRDARVDSSGSAADLRKVRAAHQRQRAARDGALKLLTVEDFERRMQVWVERLEAAERHGNRLDLIGASSVKRGTARGPLTGADAAAAARQAAPVPVAEARELPALVRESAQDAGATRPAVVAPSTPAPSPARADDDEDQPYVPETAFEELEFGASVRKAFGTRDSLPWDQPAPADASAPAVEPPTATGHTRRVEVFDLVQRGAAAEQAEAAVASPGSAQNDGDPGDEDPTAERDRRIVELARQGLTQREIAEQVSASKSVVSRVVRRYRDQQPAGGSDRELVDA, encoded by the coding sequence GTGACACAGCAGGACCGGGCTGCGACGAGCGGCTCGCCGCGACAGGTGCGCTACCGAGGGCGGCACCTGCCCATGGTGGCCGTCGTCATCGCGGCGACGATCGCCACCGCGCTGGCCTACAGCGGCATGGTCCTGTTCGGCCTCGAGGTCGCGCACATGACCCCGATCGAGGCCTACGGCATGGCGGGCTTCCTCGAGGTCAGCCTCGTGGCGGTCGCGCTCATGGCGCGCAACGCCGCGCTCGAGGGGCGCCCGTACGGGGTCCTGCTCACGCTGACCTGGGTGCTGTCGGGCACCTCGGGCGTGTTCGCGGCGCTGCACGAGGTCGCGGTGCCGACCGAGAGCACCCCGTACATGGTGGTGTTCCGCTTCGTCCCGCCGCTGGTCGCCGCGCTCATGTGGCACCTCGCCCTCGTCGGCGAACGGCACATGGTCACGGGGCACACGCTCGACGAGCGCCGCCGCGAGAGCCGCGTGCACCAGTACGTCACCGCGCTGGAGCAGTGGCGGGACGCCCGCGTCGACTCCAGCGGCAGCGCCGCCGACCTGCGCAAGGTGCGGGCCGCCCACCAGCGTCAGCGTGCCGCGCGCGACGGGGCGCTCAAGCTGCTCACGGTCGAGGACTTCGAACGCCGCATGCAGGTGTGGGTCGAGCGGCTGGAGGCGGCCGAGCGGCACGGCAACCGCCTCGACCTCATCGGCGCCAGCTCGGTCAAGCGCGGCACCGCACGCGGGCCGCTGACCGGCGCCGACGCCGCGGCCGCCGCGCGTCAGGCGGCACCCGTCCCGGTCGCCGAGGCCCGCGAGCTGCCCGCGCTCGTGCGGGAGTCGGCGCAGGACGCCGGGGCCACCCGCCCCGCCGTCGTCGCGCCGTCGACGCCCGCCCCGTCGCCGGCCCGCGCGGACGACGACGAGGACCAGCCGTACGTGCCGGAGACGGCGTTCGAGGAGCTGGAGTTCGGTGCGAGCGTCCGGAAGGCGTTCGGCACCCGAGACTCCCTGCCCTGGGACCAGCCGGCACCCGCGGACGCCTCCGCGCCCGCCGTCGAGCCGCCGACCGCCACCGGCCACACCCGCCGCGTCGAGGTGTTCGACCTCGTGCAGCGCGGTGCCGCCGCGGAGCAGGCCGAGGCCGCCGTCGCCTCCCCCGGCTCCGCCCAGAACGACGGGGACCCAGGCGACGAGGACCCGACCGCCGAGCGCGACCGCCGCATCGTCGAGCTCGCCCGCCAGGGCCTCACGCAGCGCGAGATCGCCGAGCAGGTGTCCGCGTCCAAGTCCGTCGTCAGCCGCGTCGTGCGCCGCTACAGGGACCAGCAGCCCGCGGGCGGCTCGGACCGCGAGCTCGTCGACGCCTGA
- a CDS encoding carboxylesterase family protein, translated as MSERLTAPAESGPSGRPTRATTALGGFPALVDDGVERLRNIRYARADRFAPPEPLPPDPDESAELQHVVVACPQPPSAADEIYGPQLRDVRFTEDCLRLTVTRPAGTGSGDALPVMVWVHGGAYVSGAGDLPGYDPAALVREQQVVVVAVTYRLGALGFLGDDAVDDGGATSVPDRIPLPLNLGLLDVLAALGWVRDHVAAFGGDPDRVTVFGQSAGADLLAHVLGADGADGLFRRAILQSAPLGLRGGRDEVRALLSRTAGDLPRTGPVAEVLDAQVRAAEAVKGINDRAGMPFAPACGHAPLPPEAGFLGAWRRRAPDVDLLVTWTSQDGSAFVHLDPKGRALLDRPLVGKALFGLATRKVTDVLFRTAARRFARDMVAAGGTVAAAEVTARVVGNPLGATHAVELGLLFPRAERWAAAPVIGPDGAADLVAAGRDLRAAWAEFARGGRSPGDVRVADGTGWTGGLRVVRP; from the coding sequence ATGAGCGAACGCCTCACCGCCCCTGCCGAGTCCGGCCCGAGCGGCCGCCCGACCCGCGCCACGACCGCGCTCGGCGGCTTCCCCGCGCTCGTCGACGACGGCGTCGAGCGCCTCCGCAACATCCGGTACGCCCGCGCCGACCGCTTCGCGCCCCCGGAACCGCTGCCGCCCGACCCGGACGAGAGCGCCGAGCTCCAGCACGTCGTCGTCGCCTGCCCCCAGCCGCCGTCCGCCGCCGACGAGATCTACGGCCCCCAGCTGCGCGACGTGCGGTTCACGGAGGACTGCCTGCGGCTCACCGTCACCCGACCCGCGGGCACCGGCAGCGGGGACGCCCTCCCCGTCATGGTCTGGGTGCACGGCGGCGCCTACGTCTCGGGCGCGGGCGACCTGCCCGGCTACGACCCCGCGGCCCTCGTGCGCGAGCAGCAGGTCGTCGTCGTCGCCGTCACGTACCGGCTCGGCGCGCTGGGATTCCTGGGGGACGACGCGGTCGACGACGGGGGCGCCACGAGTGTCCCGGACCGGATCCCCCTCCCCCTGAACCTCGGGCTCCTCGACGTCCTCGCCGCGCTGGGCTGGGTGCGCGATCACGTCGCCGCGTTCGGGGGCGACCCCGACCGGGTGACGGTGTTCGGCCAGTCCGCCGGCGCGGACCTGCTGGCGCACGTCCTCGGTGCCGACGGCGCCGACGGCCTGTTCCGGCGGGCGATCCTGCAGAGCGCGCCGCTCGGCCTGCGCGGCGGGCGCGACGAGGTCCGCGCCCTGCTGTCCCGGACCGCCGGGGACCTGCCGCGCACCGGGCCGGTGGCGGAGGTTCTGGACGCGCAGGTCCGCGCCGCCGAGGCGGTCAAGGGGATCAACGACCGCGCGGGCATGCCGTTCGCCCCCGCGTGCGGCCACGCCCCGCTGCCGCCGGAAGCCGGGTTCCTCGGGGCCTGGCGCCGTCGCGCACCGGACGTCGACCTGCTCGTCACGTGGACGTCGCAGGACGGCAGCGCGTTCGTCCACCTCGACCCGAAGGGCCGCGCGCTGCTCGACAGGCCGCTGGTCGGCAAGGCGTTGTTCGGCCTCGCGACGCGCAAGGTCACCGACGTGCTGTTCCGCACCGCGGCGCGACGGTTCGCCCGCGACATGGTGGCGGCGGGCGGCACGGTGGCCGCCGCCGAGGTCACGGCACGCGTCGTCGGCAACCCGCTCGGCGCCACGCACGCCGTCGAGCTCGGGCTGCTGTTCCCGCGGGCCGAGCGCTGGGCCGCGGCTCCGGTCATCGGGCCGGACGGCGCCGCCGACCTCGTCGCGGCGGGCCGTGACCTGCGAGCCGCGTGGGCCGAGTTCGCCCGCGGCGGCCGCTCCCCCGGTGACGTGCGGGTCGCCGACGGCACCGGCTGGACGGGCGGCCTGCGCGTCGTGCGTCCCTGA
- a CDS encoding alpha-L-arabinofuranosidase C-terminal domain-containing protein translates to MPTALTLALALPAAALAVPATAAAPLPAAVDADHAAYVFPYFAGEGADGEKIYLAVSESEDPSTWHTLNDGEPILESTLGTEGLRDPFLIRHPETGVYYLLATDLQIYGGGDFGTAQETGSRSMMVWESPDLVTWSEQREVELAPAEAGNLWAPEAHWDAAAGEFVVYWASALYPDDVAPEDRDIATSYQRMLYSTTEDFTELTEPQPWIDMDRGAGRGMIDSTIAEVSDGAGGSVYHRLTKDEADYTVRQETSTDLRRTQGVTEGDGWDLVAERIGVGQPNPWGGTFTAGEGPTMFPSLTDDSWYLMIDQPSYHGGQGYMLFRTQDLASGDWTSLPDVDLPSNPRHGTVLPITADEQTALLEAYQPDLLAEGVTLDRSDVRLAAGATTTLTATVTPITADDRSVTWSSDAEAVATVDADGVVTAVADGTATITATSPFGTASASATVTVTTPTAAPLPDGAWVDPFDGTDLDDRWSIAREEASAWSLGDGALTLQSQPGDTYQGDNSYENVFLLDVPAGDFVAQTALAATPQADFQGAGIVAWQDHDNYVRAGLTHASVFGGEPVGIETGTETGAVYGATFAARPGSTGETIRVTRTGDELTVAVWDDVDWTQVATTTLAADVTQVGLYALAAGSAPSHEVEFDYFALVEPEGADVVPEGEFTLAGADGGYLVDDGGLALVADRPLETTSLVATATGDVPGPVTLATPSGAPLVRDGDRLTVGAAGDEPVVVRLSDVGGGTIAVLVGDQALTAGADGALVLGHADDAARLVVVPVDVTEHELTIDTAAERTDMSDDLYGAFYEDINYAADGGLYAELVRNRSFEFNASDNASFTGLTGWSKVGGGSIAVESERDEWLNDSNRYYLTVDSDGTTGVANASYNEGVAVDDGASYDVSVWARSATAQDLTVRVVSTDGATTYATGEVAVDGSDEWKRYTTTLTVAGTANDARFQVVTGAAGTLRLDMVSLFPQDTWVGPVNGKSPLRKDLAQMVEDLDPQFLRFPGGCVTNVGTFDTYLGSDGQDRRRTYQWKETIGPVEERPTNWNFWGYNQSYGIGYLEYMEWAEDLGATPLPVVSVGANGCGSSIPEMTEGDENFDRWVADTVDLIEFAKGDVDTEWGAVRAELGHPEPFDLRYIGLGNEENTDTFQANFPAFRDAVAEAWPDVTIISNSGPDDTGARFDELWEFNRDQGVDMVDEHYYNDPSWFLQNDERYDAYDREGPHVFLGEYASRGNTWGNALAEAAYMTGLERNSDLVELASYAPMFANEDYVQWSPDMMWFDNDESWASVNYWNQHLFMNNVGDEVVPSEHTGPAAPGNGPLDGGVFLSTWATQAAYDDVTVTDNETGEVLYSDSFDDASGWSPVAGSWAVQDGEYVQSGTANDARTVPTGAYDVDWSNYTLELDARKLSGNEGFLVGFAAGGANDYLWWNLGGWNNTRSVLQRADGGSANEVAALEGESVTTGQDYRVKVVVSGRTVELYLDGELQMTYTEPTEKSLYQVVTHDADTGELIVKVVNPGASTARTDVSVTGGFEVAADVAVTEIVADPSVTNTKADPDAVVPVDRAWDGGADAFTYDFPAHSVTFLRLAEKPAEPEHAAWDSSSVYTAGDRVTYEGAVFEATWWTRGQTPGASPYSAWQEIASTTGGVAIWTPSRIFTAGDVVEHDGVTYTARWWTRNQEPASSPWGPWQVTP, encoded by the coding sequence GTGCCCACCGCACTGACGTTGGCCCTGGCCCTGCCGGCCGCGGCCCTCGCCGTCCCCGCGACGGCCGCCGCCCCCCTGCCCGCAGCCGTCGACGCCGACCACGCCGCCTACGTCTTCCCCTACTTCGCCGGCGAGGGCGCCGACGGCGAGAAGATCTACCTGGCGGTCAGCGAGTCCGAGGACCCCAGCACCTGGCACACCCTCAACGACGGCGAGCCGATCCTCGAGTCCACCCTCGGCACCGAGGGGCTGCGCGACCCGTTCCTGATCCGCCACCCCGAGACGGGTGTCTACTACCTGCTCGCCACCGACCTGCAGATCTACGGTGGCGGCGACTTCGGCACCGCCCAGGAGACGGGCAGCCGGTCCATGATGGTCTGGGAGTCCCCGGACCTCGTCACGTGGTCCGAGCAGCGTGAGGTCGAGCTCGCGCCCGCCGAGGCCGGCAACCTGTGGGCACCGGAGGCGCACTGGGACGCCGCCGCCGGGGAGTTCGTCGTCTACTGGGCCTCCGCGCTCTACCCCGACGACGTCGCCCCCGAGGACCGTGACATCGCCACGTCGTACCAGCGGATGCTGTACTCCACGACGGAGGACTTCACCGAGCTCACCGAGCCGCAGCCGTGGATCGACATGGACCGCGGCGCCGGCCGCGGCATGATCGACTCCACGATCGCGGAGGTCTCCGACGGCGCCGGCGGCAGCGTCTACCACCGGCTCACCAAGGACGAGGCCGACTACACGGTCCGCCAGGAGACCTCGACCGACCTGCGCCGCACCCAGGGCGTGACCGAGGGCGACGGCTGGGACCTGGTCGCCGAGCGCATCGGCGTCGGCCAGCCCAACCCGTGGGGCGGAACGTTCACCGCGGGCGAGGGCCCCACGATGTTCCCGTCGCTCACCGACGACTCGTGGTACCTCATGATCGACCAGCCGTCGTACCACGGCGGCCAGGGATACATGCTGTTCCGGACGCAGGACCTCGCGTCCGGCGACTGGACGTCGCTGCCCGACGTCGACCTGCCGAGCAACCCGCGGCACGGCACCGTGCTGCCCATCACCGCGGACGAGCAGACCGCCCTCCTGGAGGCGTACCAGCCCGACCTGCTCGCCGAGGGCGTCACCCTCGACCGCTCCGACGTCCGCCTCGCCGCGGGCGCCACGACGACGCTGACCGCCACCGTCACGCCGATCACCGCGGACGACCGGTCGGTCACCTGGTCCAGCGACGCCGAGGCGGTCGCGACCGTCGACGCCGACGGCGTCGTGACGGCCGTGGCCGACGGCACGGCGACGATCACCGCGACCTCGCCGTTCGGCACCGCGTCCGCGTCCGCGACCGTCACCGTCACCACGCCCACGGCGGCCCCGCTGCCCGACGGCGCGTGGGTCGACCCGTTCGACGGCACCGACCTCGACGACCGCTGGAGCATCGCCCGCGAGGAGGCGTCCGCCTGGTCCCTCGGCGACGGGGCCCTCACGCTGCAGTCGCAGCCCGGCGACACCTACCAGGGCGACAACAGCTACGAGAACGTGTTCCTCCTCGACGTCCCGGCCGGCGACTTCGTCGCGCAGACGGCGCTGGCGGCCACCCCGCAGGCCGACTTCCAGGGCGCCGGCATCGTCGCCTGGCAGGACCACGACAACTATGTCCGCGCGGGCCTCACCCACGCGTCCGTGTTCGGCGGCGAGCCCGTCGGCATCGAGACCGGCACCGAGACGGGCGCCGTCTACGGCGCGACCTTCGCCGCACGTCCCGGCTCCACCGGGGAGACGATCCGCGTCACCCGCACCGGTGACGAGCTGACCGTCGCCGTGTGGGACGACGTCGACTGGACGCAGGTGGCCACCACCACGCTCGCCGCCGACGTCACGCAGGTCGGGCTCTACGCGCTCGCGGCCGGCAGCGCGCCCAGCCACGAGGTCGAGTTCGACTACTTCGCGCTCGTCGAGCCGGAGGGCGCGGACGTCGTGCCCGAGGGCGAGTTCACCCTGGCGGGCGCCGACGGCGGATACCTCGTCGACGACGGTGGTCTCGCGCTCGTCGCGGACCGCCCGCTGGAGACCACGAGCCTCGTCGCCACCGCGACGGGCGACGTGCCCGGTCCGGTCACCCTGGCCACGCCGTCCGGCGCCCCGCTGGTGCGCGACGGCGACCGGCTGACGGTCGGCGCAGCGGGCGACGAGCCCGTCGTCGTGCGGCTGTCCGACGTCGGCGGCGGCACGATCGCCGTCCTGGTCGGCGACCAGGCGCTCACCGCGGGTGCCGACGGAGCCCTCGTGCTGGGCCACGCTGACGACGCCGCACGGCTCGTCGTCGTGCCGGTCGACGTGACCGAGCACGAGCTGACGATCGACACGGCCGCCGAGCGCACCGACATGAGCGACGACCTCTACGGCGCGTTCTACGAGGACATCAACTACGCGGCCGACGGCGGGCTGTACGCCGAGCTCGTCCGCAACCGGTCCTTCGAGTTCAACGCGTCCGACAACGCGTCCTTCACCGGCCTGACCGGCTGGTCGAAGGTCGGCGGCGGCTCGATCGCCGTCGAGTCGGAGCGGGACGAGTGGCTCAACGACTCCAACCGCTACTACCTCACCGTCGACTCCGACGGCACGACCGGCGTGGCCAACGCGTCGTACAACGAGGGTGTCGCCGTCGACGACGGCGCCTCCTACGACGTCTCGGTGTGGGCCCGCAGCGCCACCGCCCAGGACCTCACCGTCCGCGTGGTGTCGACCGACGGCGCCACCACCTACGCGACCGGCGAGGTCGCCGTCGACGGCTCCGACGAGTGGAAGCGGTACACGACCACGCTCACCGTGGCGGGCACCGCGAACGACGCCCGGTTCCAGGTCGTCACCGGCGCCGCCGGCACGCTGCGCCTCGACATGGTGTCGCTGTTCCCGCAGGACACGTGGGTCGGTCCGGTGAACGGCAAGAGCCCGCTGCGCAAGGACCTCGCCCAGATGGTCGAGGACCTGGACCCGCAGTTCCTGCGCTTCCCCGGCGGGTGCGTCACCAACGTCGGCACGTTCGACACCTACCTCGGCTCCGACGGCCAGGACCGCCGCCGCACGTACCAGTGGAAGGAGACCATCGGCCCCGTCGAGGAGCGCCCGACCAACTGGAACTTCTGGGGCTACAACCAGTCGTACGGCATCGGCTACCTCGAGTACATGGAGTGGGCCGAGGACCTCGGCGCCACCCCGCTGCCCGTGGTCTCCGTCGGCGCCAACGGGTGCGGCTCGTCCATCCCCGAGATGACCGAGGGTGACGAGAACTTCGACCGCTGGGTGGCCGACACGGTCGACCTCATCGAGTTCGCCAAGGGTGACGTCGACACCGAGTGGGGCGCCGTGCGTGCCGAGCTCGGCCACCCGGAGCCCTTCGACCTGCGGTACATCGGCCTCGGCAACGAGGAGAACACCGACACCTTCCAGGCGAACTTCCCGGCCTTCCGCGACGCCGTCGCCGAGGCCTGGCCGGACGTCACGATCATCTCCAACTCCGGCCCGGACGACACCGGCGCCCGGTTCGACGAGCTGTGGGAGTTCAACCGCGACCAGGGCGTCGACATGGTCGACGAGCACTACTACAACGACCCGTCGTGGTTCCTGCAGAACGACGAGCGGTACGACGCCTACGACCGCGAGGGCCCGCACGTGTTCCTCGGGGAGTACGCCTCCCGCGGCAACACGTGGGGCAACGCCCTGGCGGAGGCGGCGTACATGACCGGCCTGGAGCGCAACTCCGACCTCGTCGAGCTGGCCTCCTACGCGCCGATGTTCGCCAACGAGGACTACGTCCAGTGGTCCCCGGACATGATGTGGTTCGACAACGACGAGTCCTGGGCCTCGGTGAACTACTGGAACCAGCACCTGTTCATGAACAACGTCGGTGACGAGGTCGTGCCGAGCGAGCACACGGGCCCGGCCGCGCCGGGCAACGGCCCGCTCGACGGCGGCGTCTTCCTGTCGACCTGGGCCACCCAGGCGGCGTACGACGACGTCACCGTTACGGACAACGAGACCGGCGAGGTGCTGTACTCCGACTCCTTCGACGACGCCTCCGGCTGGTCGCCGGTCGCCGGGTCGTGGGCCGTGCAGGACGGCGAGTACGTCCAGTCGGGCACCGCGAACGACGCCCGGACCGTGCCGACCGGCGCCTACGACGTCGACTGGTCGAACTACACGCTCGAGCTCGACGCCCGCAAGCTTTCCGGGAACGAGGGCTTCCTCGTCGGCTTCGCCGCCGGCGGCGCGAACGACTACCTCTGGTGGAACCTCGGTGGGTGGAACAACACCCGGTCCGTCCTCCAGCGGGCCGACGGCGGGTCCGCCAACGAGGTGGCCGCGCTCGAGGGCGAGTCGGTGACCACCGGTCAGGACTACCGCGTCAAGGTCGTGGTGTCCGGCCGGACGGTCGAGCTCTACCTCGACGGGGAGCTGCAGATGACCTACACCGAGCCGACCGAGAAGTCGCTCTACCAGGTCGTCACCCACGACGCGGACACCGGCGAGCTGATCGTCAAGGTCGTCAACCCCGGCGCCTCGACCGCGCGCACCGACGTGTCCGTCACCGGCGGCTTCGAGGTCGCGGCCGACGTCGCCGTCACCGAGATCGTGGCCGACCCGTCGGTCACCAACACCAAGGCCGACCCGGACGCCGTCGTGCCCGTCGACCGTGCCTGGGACGGGGGAGCGGACGCGTTCACGTACGACTTCCCGGCCCACTCGGTGACGTTCCTGCGTCTCGCCGAGAAGCCCGCCGAGCCGGAGCACGCGGCCTGGGACTCGTCGAGCGTCTACACCGCGGGGGACCGGGTGACCTACGAGGGGGCGGTGTTCGAGGCGACCTGGTGGACCAGGGGCCAGACCCCCGGGGCCTCGCCGTACTCGGCGTGGCAGGAGATCGCCTCGACCACCGGCGGGGTGGCGATCTGGACGCCGTCGCGGATCTTCACCGCGGGTGACGTCGTCGAGCACGACGGCGTGACGTACACGGCGAGGTGGTGGACGCGGAACCAGGAGCCGGCGTCGTCACCGTGGGGCCCGTGGCAGGTGACGCCCTGA
- the yjfF gene encoding galactofuranose ABC transporter, permease protein YjfF — MASVPRRWRVDRRYMPVVGTFVVLALILAVGGVRYENFLSLEVLANLFINNSFLIVLAVGMTFVILTGGIDLSVGAVLALSAVTAAYLIDAGWPVAVAMPLVVLVGSFIGLLLGVMIHVFDVQPFIATLAGMFFARGLCFVIAPESIPINDETFAAIAGWTTWIGGYWRMTTGVAVALVVVAVAFFLLHYTQFGRTVYAIGGGEQSARLMGLPVARTKVLVYVVSGTCAGLGGLLFAMYSRSGYSLTGVAMELDAIAAVVIGGTLLTGGTGFVLGSVLGVLVLGLIQTVITFEGTLSSWWTKIFIGVLLLVFVILQRVLTARRT; from the coding sequence ATGGCCTCCGTGCCGCGCCGGTGGCGCGTCGACCGCCGGTACATGCCCGTCGTGGGGACGTTCGTGGTGCTCGCCCTGATCCTCGCGGTCGGCGGCGTGCGCTACGAGAACTTCCTGTCGCTCGAGGTGCTGGCGAACCTGTTCATCAACAACTCGTTCCTCATCGTGCTGGCCGTCGGGATGACGTTCGTCATCCTCACGGGCGGGATCGACCTGTCGGTGGGGGCGGTGCTCGCCCTGTCCGCGGTGACGGCGGCGTACCTCATCGACGCGGGCTGGCCCGTGGCCGTCGCGATGCCGCTCGTGGTGCTCGTCGGCTCGTTCATCGGGCTCCTGCTGGGCGTGATGATCCACGTGTTCGACGTGCAGCCGTTCATCGCGACGCTGGCGGGGATGTTCTTCGCCCGCGGGCTGTGCTTCGTCATCGCCCCGGAGTCGATCCCGATCAACGACGAGACCTTCGCGGCGATCGCGGGCTGGACGACGTGGATCGGCGGCTACTGGCGCATGACGACGGGGGTCGCCGTGGCGCTGGTGGTGGTGGCGGTCGCGTTCTTCCTGCTGCACTACACGCAGTTCGGCCGCACCGTGTACGCGATCGGCGGCGGCGAGCAGTCGGCCCGGCTGATGGGTCTGCCGGTGGCGCGCACCAAGGTGCTCGTCTACGTGGTGTCCGGCACCTGCGCGGGCCTCGGCGGCCTGCTGTTCGCGATGTACTCCCGGTCGGGCTACTCGCTGACCGGTGTGGCGATGGAGCTCGACGCCATCGCCGCCGTCGTCATCGGCGGCACCCTGCTCACCGGGGGGACGGGCTTCGTGCTCGGCTCCGTGCTCGGTGTGCTGGTCCTGGGCCTGATCCAGACCGTCATCACGTTCGAGGGCACGCTCAGCTCGTGGTGGACGAAGATCTTCATCGGCGTCCTGCTGCTGGTCTTCGTCATCCTGCAGCGCGTCCTCACCGCTCGGCGCACGTAG